Part of the Aquicella lusitana genome is shown below.
CGCGATGACAGTCAGCCAGAAATGCCATTTACCCAGCGTTTCGTTGTAATAACGGCCCGTCCATTTTGGCAGCCAGTAATAAACCGCACAAAAGATAGAGAGCAACGCACCCGCCACCAATACATAATGGAAATGGGCGACAACAAAATATGTATCCTGATACTGGTAATCAGCCGGCACAATCGCAAGCATCAAGCCAGAAAAACCGCCGATGGTAAAGAGAACCACGAATGCAATGGCAAACAGCATGGGCGTTTCAAAAGTTAATGATCCCCGCCACATGGTAGCTACCCAGTTAAATACTTTAACGCCTGTTGGCACGGCAATCAGCATGGTCGCATACATAAAGTACAATTGCGTACCTACCGCCATACCGGCCGTGAACATATGATGTCCCCAGACGATATAAGACAGGAAAGCAATAGCCGCGACCGCGCCCACCATAAATTCATAACCGAATAATTTTTTGCGCGCGAAAGTCGGGATCACTTCAGACACAATGCCGAAAGCAGGCAAAATCATGATATACACCTCAGGATGGCCAAAGAACCAGAACAGATGCTGGTACATTACCGGATCGCCGCCACCTGCTGCATTAAAAAAGCTGGTGCCAAAATGGCGATCAAACAGAATCATGGTCACCACACCCGCGAGCACAGGCATTGCCCCGATCAATAAAAAGGCGGTGATAAACCACGTCCACACAAAGAGCGGCATCTTCATCCAGGTCATGCCTGGTGCGCGCAGGTTAGTGATGGTAGCAATGATATTGATCGCGCCTAACACAGAAGAAATACCCATTAAATGGATAGCCACGATCAGATAATCCGTGCTGGGCGGCCCATAGGTAGAAGAAAGAGGTGCATACAGCGTCCAGCCAAAGTTGGGGCCGGAACCTGGTACAAAAAGGGAAATCGTCAGCAAAGCGAATGCAAACGGCAGGATCCAGAAACTCCAGTTATTTAACCGTGGCAACGCCATATCAGGCGCACCAATCATCATCGGAATCATCCAGTTGGCGAGCCCTACAAACGCCGGCATGATAACGCCAAATACCATTACCAGGCCATGTACTGTCACCAATTCATTATAAAAATTGGGATCAAAAAAGCGCGCGCCCGGCTGAAAAAGCTGAAGCCGAATCAGCAACGCCATGGCGCCGCCGTAAAACAACATAATCAAGCTTAAAATCAGATAAAGCGTGCCTATATCTTTATGGTTGGTCGTAAAAAGCCAGCCCTTGGTCCATGCCACAAAACCATTCTTCATTGAATGATGCGGCGGTGATTCATGCTCATGGTCATGCGCATGGCCATGTGCTTGATGATGTTCGTGGGTCGTCATGATTTCGCTCCCTGTTATTTATTGTTTTTGCCCTGTTTGACCTGA
Proteins encoded:
- the ctaD gene encoding cytochrome c oxidase subunit I; amino-acid sequence: MKNGFVAWTKGWLFTTNHKDIGTLYLILSLIMLFYGGAMALLIRLQLFQPGARFFDPNFYNELVTVHGLVMVFGVIMPAFVGLANWMIPMMIGAPDMALPRLNNWSFWILPFAFALLTISLFVPGSGPNFGWTLYAPLSSTYGPPSTDYLIVAIHLMGISSVLGAINIIATITNLRAPGMTWMKMPLFVWTWFITAFLLIGAMPVLAGVVTMILFDRHFGTSFFNAAGGGDPVMYQHLFWFFGHPEVYIMILPAFGIVSEVIPTFARKKLFGYEFMVGAVAAIAFLSYIVWGHHMFTAGMAVGTQLYFMYATMLIAVPTGVKVFNWVATMWRGSLTFETPMLFAIAFVVLFTIGGFSGLMLAIVPADYQYQDTYFVVAHFHYVLVAGALLSIFCAVYYWLPKWTGRYYNETLGKWHFWLTVIAINITFFPMHFLGLTGMPRRITDYAVQYTEFNMMATIGAFILGFAQFIFLYNVLATMFGKGKKADARVWEASHGLEWTLESPAPYHSFSTPPKFGEIKTEADDKFEHVQP